Sequence from the Guyparkeria hydrothermalis genome:
TTAGGGAGATCTGGTAGACCTCCATGCCAGTTCGCCATAGCAGCCGAACACGCCTCTTCATCTTGAGAATGAGCGGAAATCGGCGGACCGTTCTCGGCCAGATGCCGCGCATATGCATCCTGGGAGCCCTCGAAGAGACGAATCCCCCATCGCTTGAGCCCCTGCCAATAGACACTTCCTGGGAGACGCTGAACGCTTTTGCCGGAACTCGCACCGATCACACCGTCAGTGTCGGAAGAGTGACTCAAGGGGTGAATAAGGCTGACTTCCTCGGACCGAATCCAATCCCGAATCGTGGCTGGATCCCTCGTCCGCTTCTGGCGCAATTTTGCTTCGACACGTAGATGGCACCACGGCACCAGAAGGAAGTACCGCGCTCGCGTCTGGATGGTCGAGGTGCCCGGGAACAGCAGATTGGATATGGCATCCCGAACCGTGCCGATACCCAGCTCGTCTCGGGTACCGGGCTCGTTCAACGCCTGCACGGCATTCAACATCTGCCGCCGCTCGGTTTCGGAATAATCCAGCCAGGAAAACGAAGAGGCCACTGTCAGCACCCCCCTGAACCTGACAAAAAATCAGACGTCCCTTGGGAACCAGCACGAGCGTGGGATTGCTCCCTTTCAAAGACAGCGGCTTGCAGTGTCCTTGGGCGGCACCGACGTGATAGGGGTATTCGCCCGCATACTTCCATTGGTGGCACTAACCAGTTCACTTCTACCCATCCCTCCTTGGCGGACCGTCTTTCGATCGACGTCAAATCATCGGCAGGCTAACAAAATTCGAGAGCCCGCATATGTTCGCTTGTCTCGACTATCCATAAGTCACCAAGCGTGACTGTCCACAGAACCGTATGGGCATCATGCGACAGTTAACGTCGCAGGGAACACAGCACCGCCTTCCGGCACCCAGCCGTGGCGGCGCAATAAACTCAGGCAAAAATTTCCACCCTCTCTTCTCACACAGGCCCACCTGATGCGACAAAACCTGTCGCGGCTATCCGGCATAGTGCTTTCCCAACCGACGAACGGAGAAAGCGAACATGCCTTTTAAGCTCAGTCGTCACCGAATCCCCAACTTTCGCAACTCGGCAAGTGAAGCACTCACCCCCTTGGAGCTATCCGATCCCGAGCTTCACTGGTGCCTAGACCTTCTCGTCGCACACGGTGATCTGAAGGGCTTCGTCGAGGAGTTCGGCGGTTGGTCAGACGCCTCCGTGGCTTCGGCCCTGGGCTTACCCCCTGCCGAAGAGTTTGAAATGGATCCCGACCAGATGCGTCGCAGCGTAAGCGCCCGCTATCGCGAAGTGCGCGCGCATCGGAACAACCTCGAGCTGCCGGACGAGCTTGCCATCAACCTTGCCAAACTGGCCGAGTTGATCGGTCTCGACGAGACCGAACAGCTCATCCTTGCCTTCACGGTCATTCTGCACGGCGGCTCAACACTCACCGCTCTGGCATCCCAAGGCCGGGATCACTCGAGCGCGAGTCTTTACACCACGCTGAGCGGCTTGCTCCAGATGCCGATTAACGAGGTCCGTCGAGCCTTGTCCCCCGCCGGCCTGCTTCACACGACGGGCCTCATCGAGGTGGACCGCGATGGCCAGTACAACCTGATCGGCAAGCTCGAGCTGGGCATTCGAAGCTTCAGCGAAAAGATGTTCGAACAGAACATCGAACCCGTGGACCTGTTTCGGGGCAAACTCACCACCGCCCCTTCAGGCCGCCTTGCCTCAGACGATTTTTCTCACATCGACGAGGTGCACACGCTGGTCAAGGCAGTGGTCGCTGATGCCAAGCGCCGACAACGCCAAGGCGTCAATGTGCTGCTCTACGGTGCTCCCGGCACCGGAAAGACCGAACTGAGTCGGCTCGTTGCCTCCGAAGTCGGGCTTGAAGCCTTCGAGGTGGCGATCGAATCGAAGGATGGCGACCCCGAGGACGGGCGCCACCGGCTCCGGGCATGGCGCGCCGGGCAAGCGGTGCTAGGCAGCCGCCCTGCCCTTCTCATCTTCGATGAAGCCGAGGACATCTTCGCTTCGCATCAGCTGTTCAGCAGCTCACTTGCGCAGCGCATGAAAGGCTGGGTCAACCGGGCGCTCGAGACGAACCCCGTCCCCACGCTGTGGCTTTCGAACTCCATCAGCAGCCTGGATCCGGCCTTCGTCCGACGATTCGACCTGTTGCTCGAGGTACGCCAGCCCACCCACGACCAACGACGACGGATGGCTCAACAAATGCTCGGGGACCGAGTCGACGACGCACTCCTCGATCGGGTAGCGGCCACGGACAGCCTGAGCCCGGCAGTCCTGCAGCGGGCCGCCTCTGTCGCCCACCGCATCTCCATGCCTGCCTCACACAGCCCCGAGATGCAGCCCGCAGGCACCACG
This genomic interval carries:
- a CDS encoding AAA family ATPase is translated as MELSDPELHWCLDLLVAHGDLKGFVEEFGGWSDASVASALGLPPAEEFEMDPDQMRRSVSARYREVRAHRNNLELPDELAINLAKLAELIGLDETEQLILAFTVILHGGSTLTALASQGRDHSSASLYTTLSGLLQMPINEVRRALSPAGLLHTTGLIEVDRDGQYNLIGKLELGIRSFSEKMFEQNIEPVDLFRGKLTTAPSGRLASDDFSHIDEVHTLVKAVVADAKRRQRQGVNVLLYGAPGTGKTELSRLVASEVGLEAFEVAIESKDGDPEDGRHRLRAWRAGQAVLGSRPALLIFDEAEDIFASHQLFSSSLAQRMKGWVNRALETNPVPTLWLSNSISSLDPAFVRRFDLLLEVRQPTHDQRRRMAQQMLGDRVDDALLDRVAATDSLSPAVLQRAASVAHRISMPASHSPEMQPAGTTTDTLLGDENRLIQIMLDNTLKAQGAKGLNMEPALGLAGRYRPELVNTTSDLSQVANGIATTNDARLCLYGPPGTGKSAFGHWLAEKLDRRLILKRASDLLGPYVGMTEQNMAEAFREAEEAGAILLIDEIDSFLADRAGATQQWQATMVNEMLTQMERFQGVFIATTNRMNGLDPATMRRFDLKLEFDYLDHAQRERLLRETARNLGATRGIQKARGELHDLHNLTPGDFAAVSRRHRFEPFATAEELVSALRDESRHKPDGRERRIGF